Proteins co-encoded in one Candidatus Nitrosacidococcus tergens genomic window:
- the rpsA gene encoding 30S ribosomal protein S1: MSESFAQLFEESQLEAPGTIKLGTVIEVRPDIVIVNAGFKSEGEIPVDQFRDSDGNINVQKGDQVEVVLETIEDGFGATRLSREKAKAVRVWDDLEKSFSTGEVVTGTLTGKVKGGFTVDLDGVRAFLPGSLVDVRPIRESNYLESKNLDFKLIKVDRQKNNIVVSRRAVMEAEHGAEREALLANLEEGKIVTGTVKNLTDYGAFVDLGGLDGLLHITDMSWRRIKHPSDIVSIDDKISVKVLKFDKERQRVSLGLKQTEEDPWKNLTERTSGDTPLTGRVTNVTDYGCFVEIEPGVEGLVHMSEMDWTNKNIHPSKIVQVGDEVQVVIIDIDKERRRISLGMKQCQPNPWDQFSQKYNKGDQISGEIKSITDFGIFIGLEGGIDGLIHLSDISWHSTGEDVIHNYKKGEQINTVILAVDPERERISLGIKQLENDPFSGYITNNTKGSIVKGIVKNVESKGAIIDLGSGVEGQLRAADISREKVDDASHLLKVGDEIEAKLINIDRKNRIITISIKAKDIEEEAEAIKEYSDINLSTSTTLGDILKEQIEKKENNE; this comes from the coding sequence ATGAGCGAAAGCTTTGCACAATTGTTTGAGGAAAGCCAATTAGAGGCCCCAGGAACAATTAAACTAGGAACAGTTATAGAAGTTAGACCTGATATAGTCATTGTTAATGCTGGATTTAAATCAGAGGGAGAAATTCCAGTAGATCAATTTCGGGATAGCGATGGAAATATAAATGTTCAGAAGGGAGATCAAGTTGAAGTTGTTCTAGAGACTATTGAGGATGGTTTTGGTGCCACAAGACTTTCCCGAGAAAAAGCTAAAGCTGTCCGAGTTTGGGATGATTTAGAGAAATCCTTTAGTACAGGAGAAGTTGTTACTGGTACCCTAACAGGTAAAGTAAAAGGCGGCTTTACTGTTGATTTAGATGGAGTGCGTGCCTTTTTACCAGGATCGTTAGTAGATGTACGACCTATTAGAGAGTCTAATTATCTAGAAAGTAAAAACCTTGATTTTAAATTAATTAAAGTAGATCGGCAGAAAAATAATATTGTAGTTTCCAGACGTGCGGTAATGGAGGCTGAACATGGTGCAGAACGAGAGGCACTGCTAGCTAATTTAGAAGAAGGAAAGATTGTTACTGGTACCGTAAAAAATTTAACCGATTATGGTGCTTTTGTCGATTTAGGAGGCTTAGATGGATTACTTCACATTACTGATATGTCATGGCGCCGGATTAAGCATCCATCTGATATAGTTAGTATTGATGATAAAATCTCAGTTAAAGTACTAAAATTTGATAAGGAACGTCAACGTGTATCTCTCGGGCTTAAACAAACAGAAGAAGATCCTTGGAAGAATTTAACTGAGCGAACATCTGGTGATACACCGCTGACAGGTAGAGTAACTAATGTTACTGATTATGGCTGTTTTGTCGAAATTGAACCAGGCGTAGAAGGATTGGTGCATATGTCCGAAATGGACTGGACTAATAAAAATATTCATCCTTCAAAAATAGTTCAGGTTGGTGATGAAGTTCAAGTTGTCATTATCGATATTGATAAAGAACGCCGGCGCATTTCATTAGGGATGAAGCAATGCCAACCTAATCCATGGGATCAATTTTCTCAAAAATATAATAAAGGTGATCAAATTTCAGGTGAAATCAAGTCTATTACTGACTTTGGTATCTTTATCGGTTTAGAAGGAGGCATTGATGGATTAATTCACCTTTCGGATATTTCTTGGCATAGTACTGGAGAAGATGTAATCCATAATTACAAGAAAGGTGAACAAATCAATACTGTTATTTTAGCAGTAGATCCTGAGAGAGAGAGAATTTCTTTAGGAATTAAACAATTAGAAAATGATCCGTTCTCTGGCTACATTACTAACAATACAAAAGGTAGTATTGTAAAAGGCATAGTGAAAAACGTTGAGAGCAAAGGGGCAATTATTGACTTAGGTAGCGGAGTAGAAGGGCAGTTACGTGCCGCTGATATTTCTCGAGAGAAGGTAGATGATGCTTCACATCTATTGAAGGTTGGTGATGAAATAGAAGCTAAACTTATCAATATTGATCGTAAAAATAGAATAATTACTATTTCTATCAAAGCAAAGGATATTGAGGAAGAGGCAGAAGCAATTAAGGAGTACTCTGATATTAATTTAAGTACCTCAACTACTTTAGGAGATATCCTTAAAGAGCAGATAGAGAAAAAAGAAAATAATGAGTAA
- a CDS encoding integration host factor subunit beta: MTKSNLIDQLTQQQKILSHKDVDDAVRVLLELMSKSLSDNQRIEIRGFGSFSLHYRPPRTGRNPKTGELVSLPPKYIPHFKAGKELRKRVDNL, from the coding sequence ATGACTAAATCAAATTTGATCGATCAACTTACTCAGCAGCAAAAAATATTATCCCATAAAGATGTGGATGATGCAGTTCGAGTTTTACTGGAATTAATGAGTAAATCATTATCAGATAATCAACGAATCGAGATTCGTGGATTTGGTAGTTTTTCTCTACACTATCGTCCTCCTAGAACTGGTCGTAATCCAAAGACAGGAGAGTTAGTGTCTCTTCCACCTAAATATATCCCTCATTTTAAAGCAGGTAAGGAATTAAGGAAAAGAGTAGATAATTTGTAG
- a CDS encoding Mth938-like domain-containing protein — protein sequence MKFGIDERINDSYIVKSYGIGYIEILSPISLVLRDGEDEYLQEKRKQIIHHSVILTRDKVREWTPRTFDELKEGYFEIFLDIDPEVILLGTGNNLFFPPPSLFKKLFDHRIGVEFMNTAAACRTYNILVNENRRVAAALLI from the coding sequence ATGAAATTCGGGATAGATGAAAGAATAAATGACTCTTATATAGTAAAATCCTATGGTATTGGGTATATAGAAATTCTTTCTCCAATTTCATTAGTATTACGTGATGGAGAGGATGAATATCTTCAGGAGAAGAGAAAACAGATAATACATCATAGTGTCATCCTTACAAGAGACAAAGTTAGGGAATGGACTCCTAGAACTTTTGATGAATTAAAGGAGGGTTATTTTGAGATATTCTTGGATATAGACCCAGAAGTTATTCTACTAGGTACAGGGAATAATCTCTTTTTTCCACCTCCTTCTTTATTTAAAAAATTATTTGATCATAGAATAGGTGTAGAATTTATGAATACTGCTGCAGCATGTAGAACTTACAATATTCTTGTTAATGAAAATCGTAGAGTAGCTGCAGCACTATTAATTTAA
- the rpoS gene encoding RNA polymerase sigma factor RpoS, with protein MFTLEPEHYKTQKRTHPRNSSASKYNALEIDSTRQYLNEIRATPLLTAKEEIYYARLAKRGDGIGRKKMIESNLRLVVKIAKRYINQGLSLLDLIEEGNLGLIHAVEKFDPEMGFRFSTYSAWWIRQSIERALMNQTRTIRLPVYIIKEIKSYQKVAKNLTQELKHDPSFQDIALQVDKPTEEVRRIWNFKRNNTISMDENRDDKDVNFLNNIPDDRSASPDILLQKQDIQSKFNSWVDQLNKKQKEVVTRRFGLFSHEPQTLEQIGNTIGITRERVRQIQIEAIKKLRQILDKEEISSDLIFH; from the coding sequence TTGTTTACATTAGAGCCAGAACATTACAAAACTCAGAAAAGAACCCATCCCAGAAATTCTTCAGCTTCAAAGTATAACGCACTGGAGATCGATAGCACTAGGCAATACCTAAATGAGATTCGTGCAACACCTCTACTCACAGCAAAAGAAGAGATTTACTACGCACGTCTAGCTAAAAGAGGAGATGGTATTGGACGTAAAAAAATGATTGAAAGCAATCTTCGACTTGTTGTAAAGATTGCAAAACGTTATATAAATCAGGGATTATCACTACTCGATTTAATTGAGGAAGGTAATTTAGGACTTATTCACGCTGTAGAAAAATTTGATCCAGAAATGGGGTTCCGATTTTCCACTTATTCTGCTTGGTGGATTAGGCAATCTATTGAGCGAGCATTAATGAATCAGACAAGAACGATACGGTTACCAGTTTATATTATAAAAGAGATAAAGAGCTATCAGAAAGTTGCTAAGAATTTAACTCAAGAATTAAAACACGATCCAAGTTTTCAAGATATAGCATTACAAGTGGATAAGCCTACTGAAGAAGTAAGAAGGATATGGAATTTTAAGCGAAATAACACTATCTCTATGGATGAAAATAGGGACGATAAGGATGTAAATTTTCTGAATAATATTCCAGATGATAGGTCAGCCAGTCCTGATATTTTACTACAAAAACAAGATATACAATCTAAATTTAACTCTTGGGTAGATCAGTTAAATAAAAAACAAAAAGAAGTAGTAACAAGGAGATTTGGACTCTTTAGTCATGAACCACAGACGCTAGAGCAAATTGGTAATACTATTGGTATTACTAGGGAACGAGTCCGTCAGATCCAAATAGAGGCTATAAAAAAATTAAGGCAAATTTTAGACAAAGAAGAAATTTCAAGTGATTTAATCTTTCATTAA
- the fumC gene encoding class II fumarate hydratase gives MINIEKKRTRIEKDSLGEIEVPINRYWGAQTQRSITYFSISEEFIPKEVIVSFALLKKAAALANTELNKLSTDKAQVIIQVADEIIDGNLNNHFPLHVWMTGSGTQANMNINEVISNRGIEILGGIIGSKSPIHPNDHVNLSQSSNDTFPTAMHIAAAVAIKEQLIPSVEELKNTLHKKENQFNHIVKIGRTHLQDAVPLTLGQEFSGYVAQLSDNIKRIKSTLPDLYELAIGGTAVGTGLNAPIGFSEKVCVYLRKFTGLSFLPAANKFAALAAHDALVMTSGVLKTLACSLMKIANDIRWLGSGPRCGLGELLLPENEPGSSIMPGKINPTQCEAITMIAAQVIGNDAGIGVAGSQGNFELNVFKPMIIFNLMQSIRILSDGCRNFSQFLIKDLKADENKIASYVEQSLMLVTALTPKIGYDKAAEIAHYAHHKNLSLRQACLELNILSSSQFDDLIDPVLLTQPSG, from the coding sequence ATGATAAATATAGAAAAAAAAAGAACTCGTATTGAAAAAGATAGCTTGGGAGAAATAGAAGTCCCCATTAATCGCTACTGGGGAGCACAAACCCAGAGATCCATTACCTATTTTTCCATTAGTGAGGAATTTATTCCTAAGGAGGTGATTGTATCTTTTGCCTTGCTTAAAAAAGCAGCTGCTCTCGCAAATACAGAATTAAATAAGCTTTCTACTGATAAAGCTCAAGTTATTATTCAAGTAGCCGATGAAATTATTGATGGGAATCTTAATAATCATTTCCCACTTCATGTTTGGATGACGGGAAGTGGCACTCAGGCGAATATGAATATTAATGAAGTAATTTCCAATCGAGGAATTGAAATTTTGGGAGGGATTATTGGCAGTAAATCCCCTATCCACCCTAACGATCATGTCAATTTATCTCAATCTTCCAATGACACTTTCCCTACTGCTATGCATATCGCTGCCGCCGTAGCTATTAAAGAGCAGCTTATCCCTAGTGTGGAAGAATTAAAAAACACACTTCATAAGAAAGAAAATCAATTTAATCATATTGTGAAAATTGGTCGTACTCATCTACAAGATGCTGTTCCTCTTACTCTAGGACAAGAGTTTTCTGGCTATGTCGCACAGCTTAGCGACAATATAAAAAGAATAAAATCTACTTTACCGGATCTTTATGAACTAGCAATTGGAGGAACTGCAGTAGGAACAGGGTTAAATGCACCTATTGGTTTCTCAGAAAAAGTATGTGTTTATCTTAGAAAGTTTACAGGACTTTCTTTCTTACCTGCTGCTAATAAGTTTGCTGCACTTGCAGCACATGATGCTCTGGTAATGACAAGTGGTGTACTTAAAACACTTGCATGTTCTCTTATGAAGATCGCAAATGATATTAGATGGTTAGGATCAGGGCCTCGTTGTGGTTTAGGAGAATTGTTACTACCAGAAAATGAGCCAGGCTCCTCAATTATGCCAGGAAAAATTAACCCCACTCAATGTGAAGCAATCACTATGATAGCAGCTCAAGTGATAGGAAATGACGCTGGTATTGGCGTTGCTGGATCTCAAGGAAATTTTGAATTAAATGTATTTAAACCAATGATTATATTTAATTTAATGCAATCTATAAGAATTTTATCTGATGGGTGTCGTAATTTTAGCCAATTTCTTATAAAGGATTTAAAGGCGGATGAAAATAAAATAGCTAGTTATGTAGAGCAATCACTTATGTTAGTAACTGCACTTACTCCAAAAATTGGTTATGATAAAGCGGCAGAAATTGCTCATTATGCTCATCACAAAAATCTATCCCTAAGGCAAGCCTGTTTAGAGCTAAATATACTTTCATCTAGTCAATTTGACGATCTTATAGATCCAGTCTTGCTTACTCAACCTTCTGGTTGA
- a CDS encoding DUF937 domain-containing protein, with translation MNISEFLQGETGSRIISEISKKIGSTDKEVGSMLNEAASVLLEMLHKNSSSKEGEESLSKALEQHDGSILDNIPESLDHENTAIDGHKILGNILGEDRNSVEETLASKTGADASKVSSALVYLAL, from the coding sequence ATGAATATTTCAGAATTTTTGCAAGGAGAGACTGGTTCTCGGATTATTAGTGAAATTAGTAAAAAAATAGGATCTACAGATAAAGAAGTAGGCTCAATGCTTAATGAGGCAGCATCAGTATTATTGGAGATGCTTCATAAAAATTCTTCTAGCAAAGAGGGAGAGGAGAGTTTGTCAAAAGCTCTGGAACAACATGATGGAAGTATTTTAGATAATATACCTGAATCTCTTGACCACGAGAATACAGCTATAGATGGGCATAAAATTTTAGGAAATATATTAGGAGAAGATAGGAATTCTGTTGAAGAAACCCTTGCTTCTAAAACTGGAGCTGATGCTTCTAAAGTTTCCAGTGCTCTTGTTTATCTAGCTCTATAA
- a CDS encoding DUF29 domain-containing protein, with the protein MSNITYNTDFYGWIQETAKLLRQGRISEVDMEHIIEELEDMGRSERRGLESRLTVLLAHLLKWQYQPEHRSYSWRGTIAEQRLQIRKLIVKNPSLNPELKEAVLEAYEAAVMRAYTETGLVPKTFPTTFQHTGWTVEQILDDGFYPE; encoded by the coding sequence ATGAGTAATATTACCTACAATACTGATTTCTACGGCTGGATACAGGAAACCGCTAAACTTCTAAGACAAGGCCGAATAAGTGAGGTAGATATGGAACATATCATCGAGGAACTAGAAGACATGGGCAGGAGTGAGCGCAGAGGATTAGAGAGCCGATTAACTGTACTACTAGCCCATTTGCTGAAATGGCAGTATCAGCCCGAACATCGAAGCTATAGCTGGCGAGGAACGATTGCTGAACAACGTTTACAGATCCGAAAATTAATCGTTAAAAACCCAAGCTTAAACCCTGAATTAAAAGAGGCTGTATTGGAAGCTTATGAAGCTGCAGTTATGCGAGCTTATACTGAAACAGGTTTAGTACCTAAAACATTTCCCACTACATTCCAGCACACTGGCTGGACAGTGGAACAAATCTTGGATGATGGGTTTTATCCAGAGTGA
- a CDS encoding SHOCT domain-containing protein, with protein sequence MSQVSILKQKIITSHSVADELLKWKELKEQGVISEQEFEDMKKKIMFLKIAINRFTIACFLGFFLVNFNPTERR encoded by the coding sequence ATGAGTCAAGTAAGTATATTAAAACAGAAAATTATAACAAGTCATTCTGTGGCAGATGAGTTATTAAAATGGAAAGAGCTAAAGGAGCAAGGGGTTATCTCTGAACAAGAGTTTGAAGATATGAAAAAGAAAATCATGTTCTTAAAAATCGCAATTAATCGCTTTACGATAGCCTGCTTTTTGGGCTTCTTCCTCGTAAATTTCAATCCTACGGAGAGAAGATGA
- a CDS encoding DUF4168 domain-containing protein, whose amino-acid sequence MTHQFYKIITALTTALGIVLFTSVVFAQESQQGQTPSSAMQEEQNVSSPSDSELRHFANAATDIQKIQQNALPQIQQAKSEDDRIKLQQDAQQKMISAVQSHKLTINRYQQIASAMQTDQALQKKLMQLMQKK is encoded by the coding sequence ATGACTCACCAGTTTTACAAAATAATCACCGCTTTAACCACGGCACTAGGTATAGTGTTATTTACTTCTGTTGTCTTTGCTCAAGAATCCCAACAGGGGCAAACACCTTCTTCTGCAATGCAGGAAGAGCAAAATGTTAGCTCACCAAGTGATAGTGAATTACGTCACTTTGCTAATGCAGCTACAGATATACAGAAAATACAACAAAATGCGTTGCCTCAAATTCAACAGGCAAAATCAGAAGACGATCGTATAAAGCTACAACAAGACGCACAACAAAAAATGATATCTGCAGTTCAGAGTCATAAATTGACTATAAACCGATACCAACAAATTGCTTCTGCGATGCAAACTGATCAAGCACTTCAGAAAAAACTAATGCAACTCATGCAAAAGAAATAA
- a CDS encoding FkbM family methyltransferase has protein sequence MKKIIKSFIEKIKIVTSSLFQFIREKYWQFVHITTPIVKIKNTYHHIDYPTLKCAIAYNQYGGYCVPQSSAYRSEVQRILLGKVHEPETIEYLLNHCGNKDIIHAGTFFGDFLPALSKGIDKNAFIWAFEPNIENFRCAKITLALNEIKNVKLINVALGAKAGQSFVKIANRKGQALGSGSYISPSTLNKNTVQYQPTNISTIDEIIPNDRKIGILQLDIEGYEKEALSGALHTINRCLPIIMLEVNDTSLIQSHWFLENIINLGYKKHIKVHNNFVFLHKA, from the coding sequence ATGAAAAAGATTATTAAAAGCTTCATTGAAAAAATAAAAATAGTAACAAGTAGCTTATTTCAATTCATTAGAGAAAAATACTGGCAATTTGTTCACATTACAACGCCCATTGTTAAGATAAAAAACACATATCATCATATAGATTATCCTACATTGAAGTGTGCTATTGCTTATAATCAATATGGTGGATATTGCGTTCCTCAATCTTCAGCGTATAGATCTGAAGTGCAGAGAATTTTACTGGGTAAAGTGCATGAACCTGAAACAATTGAATATTTACTAAATCACTGTGGAAATAAAGATATTATTCATGCAGGTACTTTCTTTGGTGATTTTTTACCTGCCTTATCTAAAGGAATTGACAAAAATGCGTTTATTTGGGCATTTGAGCCAAATATAGAAAATTTTCGCTGTGCAAAAATTACGCTAGCGTTAAATGAAATTAAAAACGTTAAATTAATTAACGTAGCTTTAGGAGCTAAAGCAGGGCAATCCTTTGTGAAAATTGCTAATAGAAAGGGTCAAGCGTTGGGTAGTGGATCGTATATTAGTCCAAGTACATTAAACAAAAATACCGTGCAATACCAACCAACTAATATTAGTACAATAGATGAAATTATTCCTAACGATAGAAAAATTGGTATTCTTCAGTTAGATATTGAAGGGTATGAAAAAGAAGCACTGTCTGGTGCACTCCATACGATTAATCGTTGCTTGCCCATCATTATGCTTGAGGTTAATGATACTAGCCTTATACAAAGCCATTGGTTCTTAGAAAATATTATAAACTTAGGTTATAAAAAACACATTAAGGTGCATAATAATTTTGTGTTTTTACATAAGGCATAA
- a CDS encoding YeeE/YedE family protein, whose translation MTIDWNAFTPWTALGGGILIGIAAGMFLFFNGRIAGISGIVGGLFTPTRYDFAWRVAFITGLMVSPLLLSYTGFYLDNINIDASYAVLITAGLLVGIGTRLGSGCTSGHGVCGLSRLSPRSLVATLIFMSAGFATVYIIRHVLII comes from the coding sequence ATGACAATTGATTGGAATGCTTTTACTCCATGGACTGCATTAGGTGGTGGGATACTCATAGGCATTGCAGCGGGAATGTTCTTATTTTTTAATGGAAGAATTGCTGGAATTAGTGGTATTGTGGGAGGATTGTTTACTCCAACCCGATATGATTTTGCATGGAGAGTAGCATTTATTACCGGATTGATGGTATCGCCTCTATTGCTTTCATATACAGGATTTTATCTTGATAATATAAATATTGATGCTAGCTATGCTGTATTAATTACAGCAGGGTTATTAGTGGGGATAGGTACTCGCTTAGGATCAGGATGTACTTCTGGTCATGGGGTATGTGGTTTATCTAGACTCTCGCCGAGATCTTTGGTAGCTACCCTTATCTTTATGAGTGCAGGATTTGCAACAGTGTATATTATAAGACATGTTTTAATTATATAA
- a CDS encoding DUF6691 family protein gives MGIITSFLVGLIFGLGLLISGMVFPEKVLGFLDIKGQWDPSLALVMLGAVLVGFISFKYTRQRVKSFLGFDMKIPTTNLINARLILGSLIFGIGWGIAGLCPGPALVNLGFGEMKAIAFVIAMVVGMGIFEFKLKT, from the coding sequence ATGGGCATTATTACTTCATTTCTAGTTGGGCTAATATTTGGTTTGGGGTTATTAATCTCTGGTATGGTGTTTCCAGAGAAGGTGCTAGGTTTTTTAGATATTAAGGGTCAATGGGATCCTTCCCTAGCCCTTGTAATGTTAGGTGCAGTTCTTGTAGGATTTATTTCCTTTAAGTATACACGTCAGCGAGTTAAATCTTTTTTAGGCTTTGATATGAAAATCCCTACCACTAATCTAATTAATGCAAGACTTATTCTAGGTAGTCTTATTTTTGGTATTGGTTGGGGCATAGCTGGATTATGCCCCGGACCTGCCTTAGTAAATTTAGGATTTGGAGAAATGAAAGCTATTGCATTTGTAATAGCAATGGTAGTAGGTATGGGTATTTTTGAATTTAAGCTAAAAACTTAA
- a CDS encoding TerD family protein — MALTLQKGGNLSLSKTDPSLTKIIVGLGWDPRATDGAEFDLDASVFLLGSNDKVRSDSDFIFYNQLKSPEGAVEHTGDNRTGAGEGDDEVIKVDLTLIPSDIEKIAFAVTIHEADARKQNFGQVSNSFIRLVNETTGAEVVRYDLSEDASTETAMIFAEIYHHNNEWKFRAIGQGYAGGLRALANNYGINI, encoded by the coding sequence ATGGCATTGACCTTACAAAAAGGTGGTAACTTATCCTTATCAAAAACTGATCCAAGCTTGACTAAGATTATTGTTGGTTTAGGCTGGGATCCAAGAGCTACTGATGGAGCTGAGTTTGATTTAGATGCGAGCGTGTTTTTATTAGGATCAAATGACAAAGTTCGTAGTGACAGCGATTTTATTTTTTATAACCAGTTAAAAAGCCCAGAAGGTGCTGTAGAGCATACTGGAGATAACCGAACTGGAGCAGGTGAAGGAGACGATGAGGTAATAAAAGTAGATTTAACTTTAATTCCCTCAGATATAGAAAAAATAGCATTTGCGGTTACCATCCATGAAGCAGATGCACGTAAACAAAATTTTGGGCAAGTTAGTAATTCATTTATTCGTCTTGTGAATGAAACTACAGGGGCTGAGGTTGTTCGCTATGACTTATCAGAAGATGCTTCTACTGAAACTGCTATGATCTTTGCTGAAATATATCACCATAATAATGAATGGAAATTCAGGGCAATAGGCCAAGGCTACGCAGGTGGGTTACGTGCCTTAGCTAATAATTATGGTATCAATATTTAA
- a CDS encoding TerD family protein → MNNRVILTPGGNTPVESKLPLSITINYTPITGIDIDISAFALTAEGKVRGDSDMCFYNQNNILSGALQMKGSLAGKAEFSLDLHHLDSNICKVALTATIHENRAVFNQVSFLSLGINDNIEAQVPTQGMKEAALILGEFYLHKNMWKFRCVGQGFEGGLEPLAKHFGVEIADSMPPSITTKATNNTQQSNKSNLNLNKITLDKARSSISLEKPDSADYGEIRVNLNWSNETLQGQGSNKSGRFLGGIFGNQNKGIDLDVGCLFELKNGNKGVVQALGNTFGALDHPPFIKLMGDDRTGSISGGEWLYINGKKWSEIRRILIFTFIYDGVPSWKETDGVITVFVPNHPEIEVHLNDEGGDYRMCAIALLENINDTIKVTRRVDFHRRHDEMDHAYHWGLHWRAGTK, encoded by the coding sequence ATGAATAATAGGGTAATTTTAACACCTGGCGGTAATACGCCTGTAGAATCTAAACTACCACTTTCTATAACGATTAACTATACTCCTATCACTGGGATAGATATTGATATATCAGCGTTTGCTCTGACTGCTGAAGGGAAAGTTCGTGGTGATAGTGATATGTGTTTTTATAATCAAAATAATATTTTGAGTGGTGCCCTTCAAATGAAGGGTAGCTTAGCGGGGAAAGCTGAGTTTTCACTAGATCTACACCACTTAGATTCTAATATTTGCAAAGTTGCATTAACTGCAACGATACACGAAAATAGGGCAGTATTTAATCAGGTTTCATTTTTATCGTTAGGAATCAATGATAATATTGAAGCTCAAGTTCCTACTCAAGGAATGAAAGAGGCTGCCTTAATTCTTGGAGAATTTTATCTACATAAAAATATGTGGAAATTTCGTTGCGTGGGACAAGGGTTTGAAGGCGGTTTAGAGCCGCTGGCTAAGCACTTTGGTGTTGAAATTGCTGATTCTATGCCACCATCTATAACTACCAAAGCAACAAATAATACCCAGCAATCCAACAAGTCTAATCTTAACCTTAATAAAATCACCTTAGATAAGGCTAGATCTAGTATTAGTTTAGAAAAACCTGATTCAGCAGATTATGGTGAAATAAGAGTTAATCTAAATTGGAGCAATGAAACACTTCAAGGTCAAGGAAGTAATAAAAGTGGAAGATTCCTTGGGGGTATTTTTGGTAACCAAAATAAAGGAATTGATCTTGATGTGGGCTGTCTTTTTGAGCTTAAAAATGGTAATAAAGGCGTGGTGCAAGCACTAGGAAACACATTTGGTGCTCTAGATCATCCTCCTTTTATTAAGCTTATGGGGGATGATCGTACCGGATCGATTTCTGGTGGAGAATGGCTTTATATTAATGGTAAAAAGTGGAGTGAAATAAGGCGCATTCTAATCTTTACTTTTATTTATGATGGTGTGCCTAGTTGGAAGGAAACGGATGGCGTAATTACGGTTTTTGTGCCTAATCATCCGGAAATTGAAGTTCATCTTAATGATGAAGGGGGCGATTATAGAATGTGCGCAATTGCTCTTCTTGAAAATATTAATGATACGATTAAGGTAACACGCCGGGTAGATTTTCATCGAAGACATGATGAAATGGATCACGCTTATCATTGGGGACTACACTGGCGTGCAGGAACGAAATAA
- a CDS encoding TatD family hydrolase: MLVDSHCHINLIDQPASQTIEEAHQSGVGHMLCVSVDMKSFPEIYKIAQKNEDISISVGIHPNSNEIKESTIDQLIDSGSLPEVVGIGETGLDYFRSEGDLSWQQDRFRAHITAAKICNKPLIIHTRQAKEDTLRILKEEGAEEVGGVLHCFTEDWDTAKKGMDLGFYISFSGIITFPSARDLQQVATKIPANRLLIETDSPYLAPVPYRGKTNTPAYVQYVAKHIAELRKTSLACIEDITTENFFSLFTYAAKH, from the coding sequence ATGCTTGTTGATTCCCATTGTCACATTAATTTAATTGACCAACCTGCTTCTCAAACTATAGAAGAAGCCCACCAATCTGGCGTAGGACACATGCTATGCGTATCGGTAGATATGAAAAGTTTTCCAGAAATTTATAAGATTGCTCAAAAAAATGAAGATATTTCTATCTCAGTGGGGATTCATCCTAACAGTAATGAAATTAAGGAATCTACTATAGATCAATTAATTGATTCTGGTTCTCTTCCGGAAGTAGTGGGTATTGGAGAAACTGGGTTAGACTATTTTCGTAGTGAAGGTGATCTATCTTGGCAACAAGATAGATTCAGAGCACATATTACTGCCGCGAAGATTTGTAACAAGCCCTTAATTATCCATACAAGACAGGCAAAAGAAGACACTTTACGTATTCTAAAAGAAGAAGGTGCAGAAGAGGTCGGTGGCGTACTTCATTGTTTTACTGAGGATTGGGATACAGCAAAAAAAGGAATGGATTTAGGTTTTTACATTTCTTTCTCTGGAATTATTACTTTTCCTAGTGCAAGGGATTTACAGCAGGTAGCTACCAAAATTCCAGCAAATAGATTATTGATAGAAACCGATTCTCCTTACTTAGCTCCAGTTCCTTATCGAGGAAAAACTAATACCCCAGCTTATGTACAGTATGTAGCAAAACACATTGCAGAGCTAAGAAAAACTTCATTAGCTTGTATTGAAGATATAACTACAGAGAATTTTTTCTCTTTATTTACCTATGCAGCAAAACACTAG